In the genome of Peromyscus eremicus chromosome 8b, PerEre_H2_v1, whole genome shotgun sequence, the window GATCTGTAGCACATCATGAGTTCCTCACTCTTAGCTACTCTGTAGCATAAACAGGCTAAGACAATGCTCCAAATATTAATtagcacacacatgtaattaaaTATCCCCAAGTTAGCCTAGAAAACATTCAATCTGAAAATCTCTTATTTGAAGCTtgtcagtatttgtatgaagtTTACAAGATAATCAGAAGGAAGGCTATTTAGATACTGGTAAttcgattttttaaaaaatgaaatcagcaaACATCACATCCAAACAATCTTAGCTACTGTCCGTCTGGCTTCTGTACAATTTTATCATTAAGCATCTTTCATCTAAATAATTCAGTGAAGAATTATTAATGGCCCTTGCTTCTCTACCAAATACCTCTTTGCCGTTCTGTACTATAGAATCCAGAAATCGTTGAGGATAATTCAGTCTGTGTGGTTTTGCTTGATCAGATATGTCTCTGAGAAGGAAATGGTAAGGAGAGGAGGCGGGTCTTAGTGACATCTAAATATGAATAGCTCTTGACTCACCGAGAGCATGAGACCATACTTTGTAACAGTTCAACGCAGGAACCTCACCTGGAATCTGTCCCACTTCTAAACACTTTCCAACCCTGCTGGTGAGAAAGGCCACAAAAGCCAATCCAAAAGcactgagtttaaagccagtccGGAGAAGTCCCTCTGCTTGGATTATTTTTCCTGTTACCACTCATCGGAAAACAGGTTTACCAACACACGCACCCGGAATCCCAGCCAAGAGCAAGCAGCATTGTGGAGTCTGGACAGCAGGGTGGAAGGGTGGCCAGGGCATCAGCAGATGGAAACATGAGGGGACTGCTGGGCAGCAGCTGGAGGAAGTTTGGCCACGCTGGCCGGGGGACGTACGAGTGGCTAACCAGCGAACCAAGCCTGCCACTTCTGGAGACCCAGCTGCAGGTCTGTATCTATGGATTCAGCCATTCCTTCCCCCAAAGTATGTTTCTTAGATCTTTAATCCAACGTCGCCTGTGTTTTCAGGTTTTAAAACTTAGTGTGGCCACATTGAGTATTAAActgatataataaaaatatgagtTCTCTGGTTAGCAGTCTGTAAGAAGCAATGTGAGAGTATGTGGGGGGGGTGCTTAGCAATCACCAATGTATCATAGGAATATTTGTTCTATCAATTATAGATTGAGAGTTTGGGGAGGGCTTGGCAATCACCAATGTATCATAGGAATATTTGTTCTATCAATTATAGATTGAAGAACACCTGAGTCTAGGAACCAAGAGCTTTTTGAGGTATTTTAGATGTGTTCTTTGCTCAGTGTGCAATGTCTAGACACTATATACAAACTAAGAGGTTAGGCTGTTGTTCCTGACTGTGTGGTGAGCATGTGTCTAACAGTTGGTAGAAAACGCTGCTAATCTTCAGGAAGGAGGGCAGGGGATTAAGGAGTTTTCTCTTTTACTAAGAAATATAGCAGCTACTTGGAGTTGTCTGGCAAATCACCAAGAGAGTGTCAGTCTGagcaacattaaagaaaaaaaattatagaaatctAAGAACCAAGATGCTACAATCAGAGCCTAAATAAATGGCATGCTGACCACACAAGAAAGGGAAATAaacttattttctcattttctagaAAGCTGGAGAGATTGGTGTTTAAAATCTCCTAAACCTGAATTTATAGAAAAGCATACTGGTATATAGAAAGATAGATCCTTCACGTGTTATACCTTAATCTCAGTATTTTTCTAAAATGTCCCTTAAGTAAACACAAACCTCCGAAAATTTATAGAAGTTAAGAAGCAAGTTGGAGTACAGGAAAGGATTTTAGAGCTGATGAGCAGGAATAATAACTTTTCTGTATTAAGGGCACACAACAATTTCAATAATCATAACATGAATaatcaaataaagaaattaagaatGCTATAATGCATTTGCCCTACAACTCTGAAATTTTCTTAAGTGGAAAAATAGAGTACTTTGTCTCAAGAGATTGTAGTACTCTGCatgttaaataataaaacaaaacaaaaacacttctaATACTATTTAGTATTTGGACAAAAGTAATCAACCAACAATAATAATGATTTCATTTAAGActgtattatttttcctttcccagtTTTTTGAAACTAATATTGATAATATTAAATGTGGCATCATTGTACACAACAGCATCTGTtacataaaatcttttaaataaatagaatgttAAGTATCTTTGTATCCAGTGCATATTAAATTTATCAAGTGTAATAGAGAATTTAAAATTTGATGACCATAGTAGACCAGAAACCATTATCATCTGTTATTGatatagaataaattttaaaacacattgcaAAAAATGATCTGTGTTTTTTGGAGTGATGATTATTTTAAAGGTGATGGTAGCTTTAGCATATTAATGATTAAACtagaaagagaaaatcagttataggtaactttcttttttactcaAATTTGATTTGTTATTTCAATGGATTCCTTTATAGGTTTATGAATCTTTATACTTTTATAATCAACGGCCTATGTTATGTCACAATAGATTGTAAGTATATTATTCTGATATTAACTAGATTAtatagaagaaacaaaagaaatctcTAGTTTAAAAAAagcagcagacacacacaaaatatattactatttttttctgaatatatacatatatacataataaatatgaatttagTAATGCTAGGTTTTATGCTTATCATATTTTCTATCCTTATCAATACAATTTCTAGGTTTCTCCTGGTtgtcttcagtattttatttatttatttatttatttatttggttttttttgttttgcttcgttttttgttttttgagacagggtttctctgtgtaacagccttggctgtcctggaactcactctgtagaccacgctggcctcgaactcatctgcctctgcctcccaagtgctgggattaaaggtgtgcaccaatacCACCcagctgtcttcagtattttacTGTTAGTAAGTTTGAGTCCCCTGAAACATGAAGATAAAGATCCACTGAGATCTTTATGCACAGTAATTCACTTCGTTCCTTTGCTAATCCTCAAAATCAGACACCATTATTTCCATTTCCAAGAGGAGAAAACTCATGTCTGGAGATGGTAAGTGTTCTCCCTGGTCACAAAAGAGAGGGATTTCAAAAAGATAGCTGTCCAGCCCAAAGATCACAGCTGCTCTGCTTCTTAAGAAGGCCTTTGGTTTTGAGGCTGCTTGAGCTAAAAGCTCTGAATTCATACATTACCAAGAATAAAATATCTGGCAGTATAAGCACAGAATCAACCATCTCATTTTGAGCCAGAAAACACACATTGTAAAGTCTTTAGGGAATAAGAAAAGATTATCCACACAAAGCAAGATGAACCAGTCATCCTGCCCATCAAAATCAAACAGAACTCAAGTAAAAGTGAGAAAGGAGAGCATCAACTCTCACGATCGTGCCTATGCCTACTACTCTTACACAATGagcttgctattttttttaaacattttttaaagatttatttattatgtatacagtgttgtttgcatgtatccctgcaggccagaagagggcgccagacctcattacagatggttgtgagccaccctgtgggtgctgggaattgaactcaggacctctggaagagcagccagtgctcttaaccgctgagccatgtctccagccagaGCTTGCTAGTTcatttgcttctctttctttttctctttctttctctttctctctttcctcctttctttatttttaaagatttctttattttttatgtatacagtgttctgcctgcgtgttttgcctgcacactggaagaaggcatcagatctaattatagatggtcgtgagccaccaaatggttgctgggaattgaactcaggtcctctggaagagcacacaatgctcttaatctctgagtaatctctccagtccttattattattattattattattattattattattattgttattattattattattactattactattactattttaaatacattttcacctttaaaatatttgctttccggccgggcggtggtggcgcatgcctttaatcccagcactcgggaggcagagccaggcggatctctgtgagttcgaggccagcctgggctaccaagtgagttccaggaaaaggcgcaaagctacacagagaaaccctgtctcgaaaaaccaaaaaaaataaaataaaataaaataaaatatttgctttcCCATGGTTGCAGATATTTGCATTTTTACTTTGTGCTTCATTGATATAATACAGAAACTTTGAAATACATCCTCAGCAATTGATCTTAAAACAATATACATGCAATTACAACAGTATTTTTAGGCTGCATTTCAACTCTGCTATTGAAGCATCAATTCATGATATTATTTACTCCATCAGgaaccattattattattattattattattattattattattattattttagctaACACTACAAAATTAAGATCTTTTAGGTTGTATGGGAATTTACTTGTAATTTGCTTGTGTGTTTTgactcatgtaccccaggctgatctcaaactcgctatgtagccaaggctagacTCATGCTTCTCCTCCTTttaccccttcccctcccctagtgctgggattacagatttgaATCACCATGTTGGATTATGTGtgaattcttttttcttaaaatttcagaAACTTTCAGGTCACAGGTgtgtacctgtgatcccagcacccaggagtcagaggcaaaGAGAATCTCTACAAGTTCAAATCTAGCCAGGATTACATAGCAAGTCTCTGTCTCAACATGtcctacaaaaataaaaatatctagatCGATAAATTTTCAATTCTATATTTGTCATAGCAATATTACATAATCAGGCTTAATTATAACTCTAAGTGCAGCTATCAAATCTGAACTCATCAATTATTCACATGTGGTATGAACTTATAACCATGTGAAATTTTGTTCCAGAATTAAAGATGAACATTATGTGAGTCTTCTGTGCCAACAAAAACACTGTTGACCTAATATTAAACAAAGTAAGTAGATAAATGATAAGGATTCCCAGTGAAAAGAATAAGAAGTATATTACTCTTAGAATACCAAAGTAAAAGCATTCTAACATTTTAACTTCGATATCAATGTGTGCTTGGACATTCTGAATGCACACTTGGGGGTGTCATTCACATTATTTCACCTAGGGGTCCATGAGCAACACTTGCAAAGCCCACCTTCCCTCATGTTTGAACTCCTTTTATTCCTTACTCCAGGGCACCCAGCAGCTGAGTTCCACCCAGGCGGATGTGGAGCCTTTCCTGTGCATCCTGCTTCCGGCCACCATCATGCTCTTCTTGGCCTTCCTGCTGCTTTTCCTATACAGACGCTGTCAGGCCCCACGGCCTCAAGGCCAGATATTCAGCATCGACCTCCCAGAGTCCCCTTCTGGAGAGGTGACTGACTTCTTGCCCAGCCTACCTTGGGGCAGCGAGCAGAGTGTCCCCTACTCTCCACTGCCGGTCTTTGGGACCCTGCACTTGACCTGCCTGCCACCCTCCTATGAAGAAGCCACGGGGAACCCTCCTGGGATAGACATCCTGGACACGGAGCCTCAGAATGGAGGAGAGTCACCCTGACCAGAGGACTAAAAGCTAACTCTCTGGAAacccttttaaaaatgttcccgACTCTTACAGACCGAACTGGGAAAGAGAGGCCATCCAGACCCAAGGAGATGTGACTCACTGCCGCCCCACCCTAGGCTACTTTCCAAGTATCAGATTTACCTACTTCCCAGTTCCTTAGGGAAGAGGTTCTCCCAAGTCCTTAGACATAACTGAGCTCCCCTAAATCAGTAACACCCCTCAGAAATGTGGGAAAGTTGTGTGCTGAGAAAAGAAATGAACGGTCGGGTGACTGATTTAACTAAATGACTGATTTATAGCTTAGGAGTCGGTTCTGAACGGTCAGGGAAAAAAAGCCAGACTAGCTAAAGGTCACTGCTTTTTTTTGACTCCACATAAATTTGTTTTCCTAAATCAGTTTTGCAGGGTCTCTTAGCTTTACTTCTGTGACCATTTCATGAAACATTGAGAGTTCTAGAAGAATAGAAGACATCCCTAGAGCTTCGGGAAAAACTGTACTGGTAATGGTCTATGTTT includes:
- the Smim28 gene encoding small integral membrane protein 28; amino-acid sequence: MRGLLGSSWRKFGHAGRGTYEWLTSEPSLPLLETQLQGTQQLSSTQADVEPFLCILLPATIMLFLAFLLLFLYRRCQAPRPQGQIFSIDLPESPSGEVTDFLPSLPWGSEQSVPYSPLPVFGTLHLTCLPPSYEEATGNPPGIDILDTEPQNGGESP